Below is a window of Longimicrobiaceae bacterium DNA.
GCCCTGACAACTCGCCAGGGTCCGTTAGTCCGCGGCGACAAGTCTCCCGGCCTGCTTCCAGTTCACGGCTCCGGCGTGGCCATCGCCAGGAGCTCGGCGGGGTGGAGGGCGCGGCGACCGTCGCAGAAGTCGCCGATCTGGGTGCGGCAGGAGTAGCCCGGGGCGACGACGAGGTCGTCCGGCGCGGCGCCGCGGACGGCGGGGAAGAGGACGCGCTCGCCCGCGGCCTTCGACACATCGTAGTGCCCCTTCTCGTACCCGAACGAGCCGGCCAGCCCGCAACATCCCGAATCCAGCACCGTGAAGTCCAGCCCCTCGACCCGCCCCAGCACCTCCGTCGTCGGGCCCATGCCGACGATGGCCTTCTGGTGGCAGTGGCCGTGGACGACGGCGCGGCGGTCCAGGCGCCCAGGCCGGTAGTCCGGGAGCGCGGCGAGGAACTCCTCCAGCATCACTGAGGCGCCGGCCAGCGCCTTCGCGCGGGGGTCGCGGACGAGGTCGGGCAGCTCGTCGCGCAGGGTGAGGATGCAGCTGGGCTCGACGCCGACGACCTGCGCGCCCGCCTCCACGTCCGGCATCAGCGTGTCCAGCAGCGTCTGCTGGAGGGCGCGGCCGTGATCCAGCAGGCCCTTGCTGACGGCGGCGCGCCCGCAGCAAACCTGGCGGTCCGGCAGCTTCACGCGGAAGCCGGCGCGCTCCAGCACCGTCACGGTCGCGGCCAGCGGGCCGGGCTGGAAGAAGTTGTGGAAGGTGTCGTCGAGGAGCACGACCACCGGCCGCCCCGCATCTCCCGAAACCTCGCGCTTGGCGAACCAGCGGCGGAAGGGCTGCGGCGCCAGCTCGGGCAGCTTGCGGCGCGGGTCCACGTGCGCGGCGCGCTTCATCAGCCCGCCGAAGAGGCGGCTGCCCAGGTTGGCGAGCCGCGGCGCGACCGAGCCCGCGCGCGCGAAGTCGTGGATGCGCCCGAAGAAGAGCGCCTCCTTGGGCACGCCCGTTTCGCGGTGGTGCTGGGCCAGGAACTCGGCCTTGTAGCGCGCCATGTCCACGCCCACGGGGCACTCCGTCTTGCACGCCTTGCACTGGAGGCACAGGTCCAGCGACTCCAGCACCTCCTCGCTCCTCATCCCGTCGAAGTTGCCGCGCATGGCCTCGCGCAGGGAGTTGGCGCGGCCGCGGGTGGCGTGCTGCTCCTCGAGCGTGACCATGAACGAGGGGCACATCGTCCCCGCGTCCAGCTTGCGGCAGATGGCCATGCCGTTGCACTTCTCCACCGCCTTGTCCCATCCCCCGTCTTCCGAGTAGTCGAACCACGTTTCGGGAGATGCGGCGCGGTACTCTTCGCCGAAGCGCAGGTTGTCGCTCATCGCCTGCACGGGCCCCACGATCTTGCCCGGGTTCATGCGGCCCTGCGGGTCGAAGACGTGCTTGACCTTGCGGTGCAGGTCCATGATCTCCGGCCCGAACATGAGCGGCAGGAACTCGCTGCGCGCCAGGCCGTCGCCGTGCTCGCCGCTCAGCGAGCCGCCGAACTCCACCACCAGCTCGGCCACGTCGCTGGCGATGGCCTGCATGCGCTTCACGTCGCGACCGCGCTTCAGGTCCAGGTCCACGCGGATGTGCAGGCAGCCCTGGCCCGCGTGCCCGAAGAAGCCGGTAGACGTGCCGTGGCCCTGCACGATGGCCTCGAAGCGCCGGGTGTACGCGCCCAGCTTCTCCGGCGGGATGCCGGTGTCCTCCACGAACTCCTGCGGCTTGATGTCGCGCGTGGCCGTCGTCCGGTACAGCAGCCCCGTCGCGGCCTGCCGCAGTGCCCACGCGGCGTTCTGCTCCGCCGCGCCCAGGAAGACGCCGGCCTGCGGCGAGCCCGGCAGCGACGGAGCGCGCCGGGCGAAGTCGTGCGCCAGCCCGGCGACCTCGTCGCCCGCGTCGCCGGAGAACTCCACGAAGAGCACGCCCAGCGCGTCGGGAGACACGAGCGCGGCGGTGGCGCGGAAGTCGATCAGCTCGCGGGCGCCGCGCAGCACGCGCGAGTCCACGATCTCCAGCGCGGAAAGCCCGCGCTCCGGCAGGATGGCGGGCACCGCGTCGAACGAGGTGAAGCGGTCGGCGAAGCTGAGCAGCACGAGCGCGCGGCTGGCGGGGACCGGAACGAGGCCCAGCTCGGCCTCGACCACGGTCGCCAGCGTGCCCTCGGAGCCCACGATGAGCTGCGCCAGGTTCAGCTCCGGCGCCTCGAGCAGCGCGTCGAAGTTGTAGCCGGACACGCGGCGGGGAATGCGCGGGTAGCGCTCGGCGATGCCCTGGCGGTGCGGCTCCAGCACCTCCAGCACGGCGCGGGCGAGCTCGCCTTCGCGGCCGGGCAGCGCAGCGACGGCGTCGCGGCGCACGGGCCCGAAGTGCGTGCAGTGCCCATCCGCCAAAATGCAGCGGAGCGAGTGGACGTGGTCGCCCGTCTTGCCGTAGACCAGCGAGCGGGCGCCGCACGAGTTGTTGCCGATCATCCCGCCCAGTGCGCACTGGCGGATCGTCGCGGGATCTGGGCCAAACTGGAGGCCGTGCGGGGCGGCCGCGCGGTTCAGCCGGTCCAGCCGCAGCCCCGGCTGCACGCGGGCCACGCGGCGCTCGGGGTCCAGCTCCAGCACGCGGTTCATGTGCTTGGTGAAGTCCATCACCAGCGCCGCGCCCACCGTCTGCCCAGCGAGCGCGGTGCCGCCGCCGCGGGGCAGCACGGGCACGCCCTCCTCGGCCGCCACGCGGATCGCCGCCTCCGCGTCTGCCGCGTCGAGGGGGACTACGACGCCGATGGGCAGGATCTGGTACAGCGATGCGTCGGTGCTGTACAGCAGGCGGCTCTTGGCGTCGAAACGGACCTCGCCGCGCATGCGCTCGCGCAGGGCGCGCTCCAGGCGCTCGGTCCGCGCGTCGGTCTGGACTACGGGAAGCATGGGCGGGCGGGGCGGGTGTGTGGATTCATGCGCATCGGGCCGGCGGCGCGGCCTCGACGTCTCGGCGGACGGGAGATGCAAGGCCGCAGCCGCCCCGGTATCGCCCCTCACCGCATCTCCCGAACACGCCCCGCCGCACACGTCAGAAGCCACGCATCTCCCGGCATCTCCATCAGCATTCGGTAGATGGGGAGCCGGTGGATGCACGGCGGTACGACGGAGATGCGCGACGCCCGCCGCCTGCTCGTCTCCCGACTCTCACGGCGGATGCGAGGCGAAGGGCGCGAACGGTCGATGGGATGCGATGGACGACGAGCGAGAGGCCGATTCCGGTGGCCTCTACCTCGGCGCGGCTTCCAGTCTGGAAGAACCGCAAGATAAGGCCCCGGTATCGAGTGGCAATTCCCGGCCATTGCCGGACACCGCGAACTCGTGCAGAGCGCCGCTTTGCGCCCGCTCACGCCACTTTCCCTCGCCCGCCGAGAGCGTTCTTGAGCGCGCAGCAGTTGCATGCGCTCGCGCGGCTCGTCGGAAGGGTCGTTCCCGTCAGCCCACCCGAACCGAAACGAATCACGCTCCTTCCGTCGCAGCGCCACCCAAGCCCCGGAATACCTTCAGCGCTGCCTTCCGAATCCGGAACTCCAGGGGCGTGTCCAGCGGCACCAGCTCGCCATCGATGCCGGCGTCCAGCGCAAGGCGCGGCGGCGATGTCAGCGTGAACTCCTCCAGCAGGTGCACGGCGCAGTCCTTCTCGGCGCGGCACACGCTCAGCCCGTCGCCGTTGTGCATCACCGCGCGCAGGCCGATGCGCAGCAGCCGCGCGCGCGACGCCGCGGCGATCACCACCAGCTCCAGCTTGCCCGAGCGCAGGTCGCGCGGCTCCTCGGTGGGGTTGCGGAAGCTGCCCTCGCCCGGCCCCACCCACAGGAGCGGCGTGAACGCCGTCTCCTTCATCCCGGGCGCGCGAACCACCACCCGGTCGCGCGGGAAGTCGCCCAGCACCGCCGCGCCCGCGATGGCCGCCGCGATCCACTTCCCCACCCGCCCCTGCCACTTCTCGCGGATGCGCAGCTGCCGCGGGTACATGCCGATGGACATCCCGTTCACGAACACGCGGCCGTTCACCTCGCCCACGTCGATCCGCTCCTCGCGGCGCGCCTCGATGGCCTCCACCGCCGCGGGGAAGGTGTCCACGCCCAGCGCGACGGCGAAGTGGTTCAGCGTGCCGCCCGGGAAGACGGCCAGCGCCGTGCCGGTGCCCGCCAGCTCGCCCGCCACGGTGGAGACCGTGCCGTCGCCGCCCGAGACGCCCACCACCGGCGTGCCCGAGGCCGACAGCCCGCGGGCGGCCTCGGCCAGCTCGTCCGCGGGCACGGGGCGCAGCACGTAGCGCAGCGCCGAGCCCGCGAAGGCCTCGCGGAGCTCGTCTTCGGCGCGTGTGCCCGCGCCGGCCTTCTCGTTGCAAAGGATGGGGATGGCCGTCATCGTCTCTCCGGGAACAAAAGCGTTGGGGCGCGATAGTAGGCATCTTCCGCACCGCAGAGCCGTGCGCGCGGGAGCCGAACGCGTCTAACCAACGAGAAGGGCGTGGAATGCACGTATATCTGAGAGACGAGCCGGTCGTGCTGGAGATGCGCGAGGTGGACGGCGAGGGCCTGGCCGACGACGGGACGGGGCTGATCCCCGTCGCCTTCTACGTGCTGGGCAACCAGCGCCCCAGCTTCCGCGCGCTGCTGCCGCCGGAGACGCTGGTGGTGCTAGAGGAGGCCACGCAGGAGCCCGTGCAGGTGGGCCTGCTGGCCGAGGAGCCGGAAGACGCGATGCAGGAGATCCGCGCCATGGTGGGTGTCTCCATCCGCGGCGGCGGGCTGCCGGACGGCCTGGTCGCCGAGGAAGAGGAGATCGACGAGGACGACGACGCCGAGCCATGGAGCAACGCCGACCCCGAGGCGTGGAAGTCATCGGCCCACGAGGAGGATGGCGGCGACGACACGGACGTGCCGCGCACCGTGCTGCTGGCGTTCGCGCCGCTGGTGCGGCTGGCGCGCAAGTTCCCGCTGGACTTCAACGAAGAGCTGGCGGACCTGCTGGAGACCGCGCTGGCGGGCGAGACCAAGCCCAACCTCCAGGCCCGCGTGGACCGCATGCTCGGCGACCTGTAGCCGGCCTCAAACCCGCGTCTCCATCTACCGACGTCGATTTACGGTGGATGGAGCGCGGGCCGGAAGATCCGCTCCGCCGACGTGCGTCTCGGCCCCCACGGGCCTCTCTGCCGAGACGAGGCATTTACGAAGAACCGCGAAACGATCCACGCCGCGCCGCGCGTCCCACACGGGGAGTGACGGAAGCGGCGTGGGCCTTTATCTTTACGGCATGCGCAGACTGATCTCCATCTGGATCTGGATCTCCACCGCGCTGGTGGCCCTGCTGTGGCTGCCCTGGCTGACGGTGGTCTATGTCTTCACCGCGCCGCGCGACCCGGGCCGCTACGTGGTGGGCCGCTGGTTCCGCCGGGCCGCCGTGACCGCCGTGGCGCTCAACCCGCTGTGGAAGTTCCGCACCTCGGGCGTGCGCATCCGCGACCCGCGGCGGCCGTACGTGGCGGTGGCGAACCACGAGAGCTTCGCCGACATCTTCCTCATCTCGCACCTGCCGTGGGAGATGAAGTGGCTGTCCAAGGAGGCCATCTTCAAGATCCCCGTGATGGGGTGGATGATGAAGATGGCGGGCGACGTGGAGGTGCGCCGCGGCGAGCGCACCAGCCGCGCGCAGGCGCTGGACGACTGCCGCGACCGGCTGCTCAAGAAGGTCTCGGTGATGATCATGCCCGAGGGCACGCGCTCGCCCACGGGCGAGCTGCTGCCGTTCAAGGACGGCGCGTTCCGGCTGGCGGTGGAGCTGGGCTGCCCCATCCTGCCCATCGCGGTGGCGGGCACGCGCGGCGCCATGCCCAAGGGCTCGCTGCTCTTCAGCCGTGCCCGCGCCGAGGCGCGCGTGCTGGCCCCGGTGGAGACCGCCGGCCTCAGCGCCGCGGACGTGCCCGCCCTGCGCGAGCGCGTGCGCGAGATGATCGGCGAGGCGCGCGAGGCGCTGTTCCGCGAGCTGGCCGGCGACGTCCCGCCCGTCCTCGCCCACACCTGACGCCGGTGGGCGCCCCGCATCCGGCACACGAGCGCGACGCATCGCCCGTCCACGCTTGCCGGCGGACGGGCGATGCGGAGCTCGGATGATCTCGGCGTGGACGCGCGGCAGGCGCTTCGCCCGACCGATCGTCGTCCGCCGAGCCGGTGACGGCTAGTCTAGCGGCGGCGGCGGTCCATGTTCACGAAGCGCCAGTCCGCGCCGCGCACGCCGGCCCCGGTGGCGAAGCGGGTGACCTGGAGCGTGCCACGGCCCAGCATCGCGACTTCCGCCACGCTGAACGCGCCGCTGTCCGCCGCGTCGGCGGTGAGGGTGACGGAGGCTTCCACGGCGTCGTAGTGGCCGCTCGCGCGCTGGGCGGTGGTGGAGGCGGGCCCGGCGCCGCAGCGCCGCTCTGTGGTCTGCGAGTACGTGAAGTGCCGGTCGCTCAGCGAGAGCGAGCCCGCCACCACGCGCACCATGCACCCGCCCGCGCTGTCCACCGCCGCGGGAATGCGCACGCCGCCCACCTCGCTCAGCGTGTAGTTGCCGTCCAGGTCGTTGGGTAGCGGCGGCATGGGCACCGCGACGCCCGGCGGCGGCGCGCCGGGGGTGTGGGCCACGGGGTTGTTGATGACCATCCCGCGGTTGGGGCAGCCCGCCAGCGCCACCACGGCGGCGGCGAGCAGGGGTGCGGCGAACTTGGTGTGCATGGCTCCCGGCGAGTTGATGGATGCCGCGGCGGCGCACCGGCGCCCCCGGGCCCGCACGGCGCTGCACCGCCCGTGCCGCGCATCTCCCGAGGGCTTCCAAACCCGCGCCGCCGCCCCGCATCTCCCGTCCCGGCCGGAGCCCGCAGTCCCGCCGCGCATCTCCATCCGCGATCCCGCGCATCGACCGGACGGACGCACGACGTACCTCCACCGCAAGCCTCCGGCACGCCCGATCCGGCGCTCCGCATCCTCACCCGCACCCCCGCCGCCCATGTCCGACCTGAACTCGCTGGTCTCGCAGATGCTGGTGGACGCCCTGCACGGCAAGGGCTCGCACGTGGACACGCTGGGGGCCCTGGAGGGCCTCAAGTGGATGGACGCGGGCGAGCGGCCCGGCCGCGTCCGCCACTCGGTGTACCGCACGCTCAACCACATGACCTTCTGGCAGGACCTGTACGTCAAGCGCATGCGCGGCGAGGTCGTGCACGGGCCGGAGCACGCCGCGGGCGGCTGGCCGGGGCCGGAGGAGCCGGGTAGCTCGCGCCACTGGGCCGCGGCGCTGGAGCGGTTCCGCACGGGGCTGGAGGCGATGGTGGAGCAGGCGCGGACCGGCGACCTGGAGCGCGTGGTGGACGAGAAGAACGGCACCACGGCGGTGGAGGCCATCCACATCATCGCGGCGCACAACAGCTACCACCTGGGGCAGATCGTGCTGCTGCGGCGCTCGCAGGGCGCGTGGCCCCCTCCGGGAGGCGGCGACACGTGGTGAAGCAGATCGCCCGGCGCATCCCGCTGTGGAAGGTGGCGCCGGTGGTGGTGGACCCCCTCACCAGCCCGGTCACCGACGGGCAGCCCCTGCCCGCCGGCGACCCGTGCGCCAACTGCGGCGACGTGACGCCCGGCAACTACTGCCGGCACTGCGGCCAGGCGCGCCGCGTGGTGCACGTGTCGCTGCGCGAGATGCTGGTCGACTTCCTGGACGACCAGCTTGCGCTCAACTCCAAGCTGCCCGTGTCTGCGGTGTACCTGCTGGCGCGGCCGGGCTTCCTCACGCAGGAGTACCTGCGGGGGCGAATCGCCAGCTACATCCGGCCGCTGCGGCTGTACCTGGCGTCGAGCGTGCTCTTCTTCCTGGTGCTGTCCATCGTCACCAGCGGCAACGACGCGTTCGAGGTGAAGTCGCAGAGCCGCGCCACGGTGGGCACGCTGTCGGACTCGCTGCACAACCTCGTGAGCGACTCGATCGCGGCCCATACGCCGGCAGCGCGCGCGCCCGCGGCGCCCCCCGTGCCGCGCGGCGGCCCGCAGGTCCGCCTGGGCCGCAGCGCCGGCGGGCCGCACATGAACCTGAACGTGCCGGACACGACGCGGCTGCCGGACTGGGCCAAGCCGCTGGGCCGCCGCGCGGTGCAGCAGCAGGCGCGGCTCAACGCCATGACCCCCAGCGAGGCGCTACGCACCTTCGTGGGCGGGCTGGAGCAGAACGCGCCCAAGGCCATCTTCGTGCTGCTCCCCGTGTTCGCGTTCATCCTCAAGCTGCTGTACGCGCGGTGCAACCGGCTGTACGTGGAGCACTTCGTGTTCACGCTGCACGTGCACGCCTTCGCGTTCCTGCTCTTCACGGCCACGCTGCTCACCAGCCAGCCGGGCGTGACCGCGGCGCTCTGCCTGTGGTTCTTCGTCTACCTGTTCTGGGCGATGAAGCGCGTGTACCGCCAGTCGTTCATGAAGACGGCGGTCAAGTACGTGGCGCTGGGCTGGGGCTACGGCTTCGCCATGAGCATCGCGCTGGTCCTCACCGCGGCCGTCACCGCCCTCACCGTCTGACCCGTCCGCCCGGCAACCGCGTTCGGTAGATGCGGGGCGGAGGATTGGGATGCTGAGCGGAGATGATCGGCAGATGCGCGGCGGTATCGGGGATGTGCGGAGGATTGGAGATCGGCTCCCATTCCCGCAGAAGGAAACGGGGCCGGCGGGCTCGACGCGCGATTCGTCGCCTGTCGAGCCCGATCTGCATCCCATCCGACGGATGCGCAGGATCGTTGTCCACATCTCCCGACTGCATGCGCTGCCGCGGGGCAGTCTCACGCCCTCGCCGCATCGTCCTGTCGTCTTCGAAGCCTTTCGGGTGATGCGATCCGGCCGGGTGGGACGCGTCGTATGGCCGGGTGGCGTGCAGGATGCGGGGAACAATCCGGCCGTGGCAGCGTCTCAGGTGGATGCGTGTTGCCAGGAGCTTGTGAGAGGCCCGCGCAGGAAACCGTGAACCGGAGAGCAGCATGCTCATCAAGCGTCCCAGCGACATTCCCTCGTCGGAGATCACGGACGAGCGGACGTACCTGAACCGCCGGCAGTTCCTGGCCGCGGCGGGCATGGCGGCCGCGGCCGCGGCGGTGCCGGCGTCGCTCTCCGCATCGGCGGGCGGCGGGGCGGCCGCGGACGACCCCACGCCGTACAAGGACGTCACCAGCTACAACAACTTCTACGAGTTCGGCACCGACAAGAGCGACCCGGCCGAGAACGCGCCGGGCCTGCTGCACACACGCCCGTGGACGGTGACCATCGACGGGCTGGTGCGGAAGCCGGGCCGCTACGCCTTCGACGACCTGGTGAAGCCGTACCGCGTGGAGAGCCACGTGTACCGCCACCGCTGCGTGGAGGCGTGGTCGATGGTGATCCCGTGGAACGGCATCCCCCTGCGGCAGATCCTGGCGCGGGCCGAGCCGACGCCGGGCGCGCGCTTCGTGGAGTTCACCACGCTGCTGGACCCGCGGCAGATGCCCGGCCAGCAGCGCGACGTGCTGGACTGGCCGTACGTGGAAGGACTGCGGATGGACGAGGCCATGCACCCGCTCACCCTCATCGCCACGGGCCTGTACAACCGCCCGCTGCTGGCGCAGAACGGGGCGCCGCTGCGCCTGGTGGTGCCGTGGAAGTACGGCTTCAAGGGCATCAAGTCCATCCTGCGCATCCGCCTGACCGACAGGCAGCCGGCGACGGCCTGGAACAAGGCGGCGCCCAACGAATACGGCTTCTACGCGAACGTGAACCCGCAGGTGGACCACCCGCGCTGGAGCCAGGCACGCGAGCGCCGCATCGGCGATTTCTTCAAGCGCGCCACGCTGCCCTTCAACGGCTACGGCGACCAGGTCGCGTCGCTGTACCGCGGCATGGACCTGCGCAGGAACTTCTAGCGGTGGCGAAGCCGTCCGGCGCCGAAGGGCTGGCGAGGCGCGCGGCCAAGCCGGTGATGTGGGTCCTGTGCCTGCTGCCGCTCGCCCTCATCCTTTGGGACGGCTTCCACGGCGGGCTAAGCGCCGAGCCCATCAAGGAGGTCACGCACCGCACGGGCAAGACCGCGCTGATCCTGCTGATGGTGACGCTGGCGGTCACGCCGCTGCGGGGGCTGGGCGCGTGGAACTACCTCGTCCAGCTCCGCCGGCCGCTGGGACTGTTCGCGTTCTTCTACGCGGTGCTCCACTTCTCCATCTACCTGACGGACCAGGGCTTCGACCCCGGCTTCATCGTGGAGGACATCGTGAAGCACCCGTACGTGACGGTGGGCTTCACGGCGCTGCTGCTGCTCGTGCCGCTGGCGGTCACGTCCACGAAGGCTTCGATCAAGCGGCTGGGCGGGAAGAGGTGGCAGCGGCTGCACCGGCTGGTGTACGTGGCTGCGGGGCTGGGCGTGGTGCACTTCTACTGGCTGGTGAAGAAGGACGTGCGCGAGCCGTTGATCTTCGCCGCCGTCTTCGCTACCCTCATGGCGTTCCGCCTGCCGCTGCTGAAGCGGCGTCCGCAGCCCGCGCCGCGCTCCCGTGCACCCCGCGACGCACCCGCCCGCGAGGCCGACCGGGCCGCCGGCTGAAACCCGTTCCGCGCGAACGGCGTACCAGGCCGGGCAGGCGCACAGGCCAAGGCATTCGCTCCACAGGAAGGGAGTCACCATGGATCCTGGAACCGGGATCACCATCATGTCCGTCACCGGAATACTCACCACCGGCGGCGTTCTCATCTTTCGCCCCATCGCCAAGCGCGTGGGCGCGCTGCTGGACGTGATGATCGCCGAGCGCATGCGCCCGCGCCCGGTTGCCGAGCTCGGCCAGATCCGCGACCTGCTCACCGGCATCGACGGCCGCCTCAACCAACTGGAGGAGCGCCAGGACTTCGCCGAGGCGCTCATCTCCCAAGGCGAGGTGCGCCGCGTCGCCCCCCAGGCCTCCGTCGGCGACCCGAACTAGCCTCGGACATCTACGGACGCACCACGCATCGCGGGCCCCGCCACAACGGCGGGGCCCGCGATGCTTTTTCGGCCCAGGACAGGCGAGCGGGGTTCGATGGCGCCTGTTCGAGAATCTACCCTACCGCTCGCGAATGATCGGGAGGCGCTCCATTGACGGACGAGCCTATCCGACGGACCGTTTCGCAGTGGGAGCCGGGCTCGGCTACCGGGCGGACGATGCGTTCAGGGCGGCGGCGGCACGTATCAGCGTCTTGAAGGCATCCTCATCGATCGCCTCACCCTCGCGGATGTCGATGGCGCGCCGGGTGTTGCCTTCGAGGCTGGAGTTGAACAGCCCCGAAGGGTCGTCGAGCGAAGCGCCCTTCGCGAAAGTCAGCTTCACGACGCTCTTGTACGTCTCGCCGGTGCAGATCAGCCCGTCGTGAGACCAGACCGGAACGCCTCGCCACTTCCACTCCTCGACCACCTGTGGGTCGGCCTCGTTGATGAGTGCGCGAACGCGGGCGAGCGTCTCGCCCCTCCAGTCGCCCAGCTCCTCGATCCTCGCGTCGATCAGCCGAGAAGGGGACTCGCCCTCGGTCGTTGCGGCCTTTTTCATATCGTCTGCACCTCGCTGTGAAGCTCCGTTTCCTGCGCAGGCACGCCGCGATTCGGCCCCGCCCGGCCACCGGTCAGCGGTTGGACACCTCAGGTCGCCTAGCGCGCCTCGAGCGTGGCGCGGCCATCTCCAGGCGTCAGCTTCCGGAAGAAGAAGTACGACAGTGCCCAGAGCACGGCCGTACCCGCGGCCCAGCTCCACTGCGGCGCACCGTCCCCCACGGAGAGGTGGGCGACGAGGGCGGAGCCCAGGGTGATGGCGAAACCCGCGTACGCCCACTCCTTGAGCCGGTCGGGAGCGGGGAGGAGGAGCACGAGAATCCCCGCCAGCTTGAGCCACGACAGCTCGACCCGGAAGTACGCGGGGAAGCCGAGGTGGGTGAAGGCCTCGGCGACCTGGGGAAGGCGGAGCTGGGCATAGGCGGTGAAGCCCATCTGCAGCGCGAAGACCGACGTGGCGACCCAGTAGCCGGTGGTGATGCCCTTGCCTCGCTTCATTGGTCCATCCTCCCGATCCGCATCGCTTCCTCCTCGTGTCTGGTCACAATGCCCCCCATCTGCCGATAGGACCTACAGACTGCCGCGGCCTGCTCACGGGATGCTCGCGAGCAGGTCCACGAGCCTCCCGCCCATCAGCCTCCAACCGTACCGCGCGCCGCCGAAGTTCTGCTTCTGGTGCGGCTGGAAGCCGGACTGCACGAGGGTCAGGCGCGTGCCCGACTCGGTGGGGGTGAGCGTGAACGTCACCACGGTGTCCATGCCGCCCACGACCCACGTGTAGCTGAGCTTCCTGTGCGCTTCGATCTCTAGGAACCGGCAATTCACCATGCCGTCCCATCCGGGCTGCGGCGGCGCCTTGAACGTGAACGCGGCCCCCGGATCGAGCTGTAGACCGGCAACGGGCAGGAGCCACTCCGTGAGCAGCACGGGGTCGGTGAGCGCGCGCCACACCTTCTCGGGCGAATGATGCAGATCGAACTCGAACGAGATGGCTTCGGTCTGCGATGGCGCGGTCTTGTCGATGGCAGTCATTCGTCCATCTTCTCCAGCAGCTGTTCGAGGCGGTCGACGTGCTCCGTCCAGAAGGCGCGGTAGTGCGCGATCCAGTCGATGAGCGGCTTCATTCCCTGCGGCTGCACGCGGTAGTAGACGCAGCGCCCCTCGCGCCGGGCGTTCACCAGGCCCGCCTCTCTCAAGGCGGCGAGATGCTGCGAGACCGCCGGCTGCGAGATGTCGAAGCGCGCCGTGAGGTCCTTCACCGCCGCTTCGCCGTGCGTGAGCGACTCGAAGATCGCCCGGCGGCTGGGGTCCGCCAGCGCCTGGAATATCTTGCCTTCGACCGCCGCCGCTCTCTGCATGGGTTACATATAAGTCGATGCTTATCGGTTGTCAAGCATTCGAACCGGACGCATGGGCAAGCGTCGATCGCGATTGGCGGAGGACGGGTGCACGGCGGAGGCACGCGGTGG
It encodes the following:
- a CDS encoding DoxX family protein; its protein translation is MKRGKGITTGYWVATSVFALQMGFTAYAQLRLPQVAEAFTHLGFPAYFRVELSWLKLAGILVLLLPAPDRLKEWAYAGFAITLGSALVAHLSVGDGAPQWSWAAGTAVLWALSYFFFRKLTPGDGRATLEAR
- a CDS encoding metalloregulator ArsR/SmtB family transcription factor → MQRAAAVEGKIFQALADPSRRAIFESLTHGEAAVKDLTARFDISQPAVSQHLAALREAGLVNARREGRCVYYRVQPQGMKPLIDWIAHYRAFWTEHVDRLEQLLEKMDE
- a CDS encoding DUF1801 domain-containing protein, with protein sequence MKKAATTEGESPSRLIDARIEELGDWRGETLARVRALINEADPQVVEEWKWRGVPVWSHDGLICTGETYKSVVKLTFAKGASLDDPSGLFNSSLEGNTRRAIDIREGEAIDEDAFKTLIRAAAALNASSAR
- a CDS encoding SRPBCC domain-containing protein, with the protein product MTAIDKTAPSQTEAISFEFDLHHSPEKVWRALTDPVLLTEWLLPVAGLQLDPGAAFTFKAPPQPGWDGMVNCRFLEIEAHRKLSYTWVVGGMDTVVTFTLTPTESGTRLTLVQSGFQPHQKQNFGGARYGWRLMGGRLVDLLASIP
- a CDS encoding protein-methionine-sulfoxide reductase heme-binding subunit MsrQ encodes the protein MAKPSGAEGLARRAAKPVMWVLCLLPLALILWDGFHGGLSAEPIKEVTHRTGKTALILLMVTLAVTPLRGLGAWNYLVQLRRPLGLFAFFYAVLHFSIYLTDQGFDPGFIVEDIVKHPYVTVGFTALLLLVPLAVTSTKASIKRLGGKRWQRLHRLVYVAAGLGVVHFYWLVKKDVREPLIFAAVFATLMAFRLPLLKRRPQPAPRSRAPRDAPAREADRAAG